The DNA sequence TGCTTCTTTTCATTTTCAACTTCAAAGAAATAATTTATCTTAAGCTGCGAAATTGAGTATTCAAGGAATCTTGATTCATCCTCTGTTAAATTTCCCTTTGTTTTTTCCTTCAGCATATCAAGTAGATCAATCGTGAATCTGGCTTCTTCCAGTTTTTTCTCAATTTTGCCAGTTGCGGGATTAGGTATCTTGCCAAGTTGTTCCCACCCTTGTGTGTAAAGTATGAAGACAAGCTTTTCAAACAGCGTCATATCTTTCATACCGATTTAACAGGTTTTATGTTTGAAATCTTTGTAAATTTTAAAAAATGAAAGAAACAAAATCAAATTGAGCGTATTTTAGGCTATTCTTTCTTGACGAGGTTTCGTATTACACGCTTAAGTTTGGTGGTTCCGTGATTTCACAAAGAACGCATCTTCATAAACCCTAACTTCGCCTTTGCCGGTAAATTTTTTAATTTGACAAATGAGCATAAAATAATTATATTTGATTAAGGGAAGTTGTTCTTGTGAAACTGGCTTTAAATTTTTCTTGTTAAGAAAAGTGAAAATACAAACAAATGAAATAAACTTGCCATGGAAGGTAACTTCTCTAACCGAGTTCAAGAAGTTATAAGATTGAGTCGTGAGGAAGCGTTGCGATTGGGACACGATTATATTGGAACGGAACATCTTCTGCTTGGCATAATCAGAGAAGGTGAAGGTCTCGCTGTTAAAATTCTTCGTAATTTGGGCTGTGATCTTTACAAACTTAAAAAAGCAATTGAAGACACAGTGAGAACAACCGGTGGGACGCTGGTTATGGGGAGTTTGCCGTTGACGAAGCAAGCGGAGAAAGTTCTAAAAATTACTTACCTTGAGGCGAAACTTTACAAATCAGATGTAATTGGCACCGAGCATTTGTTGCTTTCAATCTTAAGAGACGAAGATAATCTCGCATCACAGATTTTGAAGCAATTTGGAGTTACATATGAAGCAGTACGCAATGAGCTTGACAATATATTGAGCGGGAAATCAAGCGTTACAGAAAAGGCGAAGCATTTTGAGTCAACAAAACCACAAGAGCGGACAAAAACTCCGGTGCTTGACAATTTTAGCCGAGATCTAACCAAGCTTGCGATGGAAGGGAAACTTGATCCAGTAATTGGTAGAGATAAAGAAATTGACAGAGTAGCTCAGATTTTAAGCCGAAGAAAGAAAAATAATCCGGTTCTAATAGGCGAGCCAGGCGTTGGTAAAACTGCGATAGTTGAAGGGCTTGCCCTTAGAATTGTGCAGAAAAAGGTTTCAAGGGTTTTGCACAATAAAAGAATAGTTCAACTTGATCTAGCTGCGCTTGTTGCTGGCACAAAATATCGGGGTCAGTTTGAGGAGAGAGTCAAAGCTATTCTAAACGAACTTGAAAAAGCAAAGGATGTAATTCTTTTCATTGATGAATTACATACAATAGTTGGAGCAGGTGGTGCTTCGGGTTCACTTGACGCTTCAAATATGTTTAAGCCAGCCCTCGCAAGAGGTGAACTTCAATGCATAG is a window from the Candidatus Kryptonium sp. genome containing:
- a CDS encoding DUF1844 domain-containing protein; this encodes MKDMTLFEKLVFILYTQGWEQLGKIPNPATGKIEKKLEEARFTIDLLDMLKEKTKGNLTEDESRFLEYSISQLKINYFFEVENEKKQKSETTTQNQS